The Megalops cyprinoides isolate fMegCyp1 chromosome 25, fMegCyp1.pri, whole genome shotgun sequence nucleotide sequence CACCCCAGCCCTGAGCCTGATCATCCCGGACTTACTGCACGCAGCAGCATTCGAAAAATACATGGTGGCTTACTTTGATGACGTGAGTTGTGAGGATGATGTCCCTGCCCCGTTCAACATCACCATCAAGTACAAGCTGATGAAGCACTTTGAGGAGCTCTACTTCCGAATCattgacaaagaaaaacatgaaccATGGAGAATAAACCACGTTGAAGGCATAGCTGAGGATGAATACTTCAAATGTCCCTCGGGCAAAGCCCTGAGGGACGCTGTTGAAGCTTTCCACGCCTATCAGTTGGAGAATCAAGACTGGTTTGAAAAGGAGTGTGTGGACAGCGAAGAGGAAGTGGCAGAACCTGACTTGCAGCACCCTCTTCTTTCAGACACGTCCCGCATCCCTGTTCTACAGTACGTGCCTGAGTGCAGGGAAGGACCCCCAGTCCTCGTCAGTGGGATCGAAGTCAATGACGACTCCAAGCATGTTCAGTCATTAATCCCCCTTCTGAACAGCGGAGGGGAGAGGGTTTCCACCCATGAAATTCTTCCAGGGGTTCACCCGGAGCAGAGCCAGGTGCACTGCTTACATCCAGAAGTGAGGGTCACCCCGGGTGCCCCAAATGCTGCTGTCCATCTCTCAGCAATTCAAGGGCACCGGTGTGTCAATACAGAACCTGTCCTGCAGTACTCGCCAGCCGAGAAGGGGAGCAGGCTGTGTCCGCTGGAGGAACCAGCAGGGGAGAGCTGCCCGGTGGAAGATGAGGAGGAGCCCCACACCTCCTGCAGCCCACCTTCACTGGAAGCTCTTGAGCGCCTGAGGGCCCTCCAGCAATCCCTGGTTCCTGTCATTCAACCCGCCTCAGAGTGCGTGGAGGATGAGTTCATTCAGTACAACACGCAGGCGAATACTGAATGGGCGCAGAAGGTGGAGGTACGCCAGAAAAGAGAATCCAGTGGATCAGACCAGGGTTACATCTCCAGGTCCTCCCTCCAGCATGGCTCCACACTCGGAGATGACTCCCAGGACCCACTGGTGGCTCTCTCTAGACTGCAGGAGGCATGCTTCCTTAACAGCCTCAGACCCTCTGGCTGCTTTCCTAATAAGCCAGGACCTGAACATAAGGGGGAGTCGCTATAGCCAGGAGAAGAACTCCAGAGTGTTCATTGTTAATGTTTGTCTATCGTTGGCTTAAAACTTTATgtctttgtattatttttaatctttataaaatgtccattaaaataaatatatgtaaataaatctgCCATGAATGGAAATACTTCATATTTCctatacatttatttctttgataCTTGATTACATAGGTTCCATTTACTCACATTATTATACATCTACAGTCTTAAAAAGGCAATTCAGGTTCATGACAATGTTTTAAAGTACACgatgcacatttttacacatatgATTgattaaatgactaaatgtaaacaAAGGTTTATAGTCAAAATTGTAAGTTAGAAATTTGTAATACAAATCATCACAGCAGTTGAACACAATGTAAAGATTGTATCACAGCAGAATGTATACAGACTCCTTTATTCAGTGGAAGCTTAGTTTATAATGTATagtgtttcatgtttttccatCCTATCTCAAAtagataaaaaattaaaagcatcaCCTTTGATTTCATCTGATCATATTTGTGCCATTCTAAGTCCTTTGTTCAAAtccacacctccacactccaaattttaaaatgcaataaccTTCAGTAGTCAGTAGTTGCATAATAGTGTGTGCTGTCTATTGCAGTCTCTCATTTAATGTAGTTGAAAAAAGACATTAGTTTTTCCAAAGTCATGTCCATGCATTTGTTATTCTGTGTTACCAGCGTCCACAAAGTTTATTGTAGGTtagtaaaataaatcaatcaattaattagTATCAAACAGTTTGGCAGAAAGGATAAAGTCTTCATCTACGTCATTGGCCATGaatgacattacagtacatttaaatataaagaaatttAAATACTTTGGCATTATACAATAGCAACAGAGATACAGTCAAAGCCACTGGATAGATGTCTTGCCATGTCTAACTGCGTAAAGTAGTGGGCAAAAATGGTCAATTTACATAGTATGTTTTAGAAAAAGTATCACTGTAGAAATGTTGACTGACTTAGAAatcaacagaaaacataacagaatataaaattGTATATTCCCTTTCCGTCTGCGATTAGTGCACTTCAAGAGGCATATAACCATTAGTTGTATCTCACAATAAGGAACACTCTTTCACTGTTTCATGTCTTTCATAGTGTGTGGATCATTACTGCACAAGACTGCCTGCATATTTAGTCTAAGCAAGCCATAGCTGGACTTCTATTAAACTGAAAACTCAGTATAACATGGCTAAAACCTAAAGAGTAGCCttactttgcaaaaaaaaattacaaagatCACACACCAATTTAATAAATGCTGCTTGAGCAATGTACATTTAATATCCACAGATGTGATTCCAGCtttaagaaaaacagtaaatgtttatttaaataaatttagtCCTCTTGCTATGTAATATGGTGTGTACCTGTAATAAGAACTTGGAGGCCAAACTATCACACATCCTCACTGTTTTTTAGATATCTTTATGCAGATTTGTGAAACAATGACTTTAAGTTATTCATTGGGCCAGCTTTGAAAGTCTGAGGATTTCCTAAATTATGGTAAGTTGATATTTCTATGCCTCGGTTTctgcaattttatttgttatttggtTCACAGATGATACCGTTACCTTTAAAAGTTAGGCTATGCTATGTAATTTTGGCACATTCCTGAGTGGAAtaaaaagtgggaaaaaaaaactgttttcttcaCTCACTGCTTATCAGCTGAAATCACCATTTCAAGCTTATTCCAAGTGTTTTCATGTGCCATCTTACTTTGCTTGTTGACCCTATGGCACAGCATACAGTAATAGAGTAGGATATACAGTTTGTTATCCAGGAAGTGCGTGTGCATTGTCACATCATCATTGTGTGCTTGTCTTTCCAAAGAACCATGATGTCAACAGACAACATCAATGGCAAATAGGCATCAGAAATAACTATGACCTTAGCAACACAGTAACCACGGAAGGTCACACAGGGTTGTAATAGATGATGGGGTAAGATGAGTGCCAGAATTGGAATTGCTTTTACCTGGTGgtggaaaatgacagaaatgttttcaactCTACGACagattaaatacataaatacccCCGTTACAATTTTAACCGGCCAAGGTCACTAAACCAAACGTATCTGTTGTCATCAGTAATTGCAGGTGTCCATATACAATGCGACCCTTATTAATAGCACCAAGGTTCagattgtcttttatttttttctagaccagtgtttctcaaacctctcctggagtaccacttgtcctgcatgttttagatctctccctgctccaacacagctgattcaaatgatcaactcgttatgaactcctgaagctgcctaataacaaactgatcatttaaatcatctctgttggagcagggagagatctaaaacatgcagaacaagcggtactccaggagaggtttgagaaacgctgttcTAGACGATAGCCTATACGATAGCAAAATATTTCTGAACTTCACGCTTGAATGTCTGAATGCTGAATAATTCACGTAGACTATGCCTAATTGAATCAAATGCGGGAGAATCAAGGCAGAATTAATGTAggatgtattaaaataaatagccGCATGCACACTGTTTTCCATGCgagagaatgaaaatgaatgatagAATCAGAGGTATTCCTTTTAACGGAAGATTTAGAAACATCATACcaacaaaacataaattaacatgaaaacaaaggTCTGTGAACTCTATATACTCTAAAAAATATGCAATACAAGCGATGGTCTAGGCATGGCCTCTCTAATCATTAGTGTTCACAATAAAGCTACTCAAAATGTcacttgtttttaaattacgCAAAGAAAAGTAAAAGTGAGTTATTTTATTCAATCCATGGCAATTATGTTTGATATCGTTACTCCACGCAAACTGTAGTTTTTAAAGTTGACTTTTGTCTCATTAAATCGCTGTGATGTCGTGTTGGACATTGCCCCCATTATGGCGTACTTAAAcgagataataaaaaaaaagattatctgtatctgtacaCAGATAAAAgattatctgtatctgtatagTGGTGAATGTTTCTTTAGGAAAAGGCATTTTAGGAGTGTTTGGAATTTCAAAACGTCTTCGTAGACATTTTATACTGACATTAATTAACACCGAACCGTAACACTACAGTATTCAGTCACTTAACATCAAATTTAAACATTGCACTCGTCGCATCACCTTCACATTAGATCAAAAACACACCTTTATATTCCATTAAAGTGCAACAGGCTGTACAAGTGCAAATTAATAATTCTGTTCACACGCCGCACAAATTTTCCCATTATATCACAAAAACAACCATTCCAGGCATTATCAGCGTATAGTTATGGCCACTGGCAGATGCGAAATGGTAATAAAAGATAAATACTGTAGCCTCTGGTTGTAGCACCTGTTGAAATCATTTTGGGGACAGACTGTAAGTCTGTAAGGCTTATTCAACAATTGAAATGGTCCCGCTTAATTGAACTGTAAAGcaatacagtgtattttttttcctcctctgaatAAACGGCTTAGGACTGAGTGGTCACGGCCAAGGTGTTGACATAGCCGTGTGGACACATGTCGTTCTCAGAGACGCAATGGGACACTTGTGCCGGGTTACTGCTGGCGAACCTTCGAGCTCCGCGCACGGTTAGACATTGCTCAATCAACTCCAGGCACTTACAACCCAGGAAGAACATGTTCTTAAACATCAACACCGACATAGGCATTTTGTAAACGTAAACCAGAAAACATCTTACAACAAGCAAAGGAGCGTTGACCAAGACGCCGGAGAGGAACCTAGACCAGATCCACCGACAGCGCATCTGGGAGGCTGTCAGCTCGTACAGCCAAAGCACGGGTACACCCAGCGCGATGAAGTAGACGGAGATGACAGTGTACTTCAAGTAGACGGTTGGAATCTCGTTCCTTAGGAGCATTTCGATCAAAGTGAAGCTGTCCAGCATGTCCAAGCAGGTGTTCAAAAAGCAACTCTGGGAATGATAACGTGTCGCTCCGTTCAAGTCCTCGATGACTGAGTTTATCAGGCAGTAGAGCAGCGGCGCGGAAAGCGTGATGATGATCTTGAAGCCGGTGATTCCGAGCGGCACTTTCAACATGATGAGGTCTAGGATCGAAGTCTCCAGTATAAGAACCACTTTAGGGGTGCACGCTATGACATAAATGAGCCAGGCGAGGTAAGCGTAGGTGAACTCCCCCAGGTTGCAGCCGAATATGGAGCTCTTCTGGTGGAATCCACAAGCTCGCTCCCGTTTGCTCCTGGCgttttttagaaagaaaattCCCCAGCCTGTCATCACCACTAGGTCGGTGGCTATCCAGGAGCACCAGTAGAGATCGGTGAACACAATCAGGTAGAAATCTAGGATGCCTCCTTGGAGGAGCAGCACGAGGAAGCAGAGGATCTTATAGAGGATGTTTCTCTTGGATCTCCGGATGAACAGGGGAGTGGTATGCATGAACTCTCCAGATGTCATGATGTAGGCAGCGGTGGCAGCTGCAGAACAGACCAGGCGCTTTGTGCTGCTTTCCTCTGGGTTCGCGCTGCCTGTGGAGGTCTGCGTGTCTCTCCTAGACGAGGTGTTTCTAATGAACAGATCGCGGTTTTCCGAGGACGCGGAGAGGGGAGATGGGCAGATCACCGCTTCGGGGTGGGGAAAGTCGGTTTCGgaattttcttttccaaatgcTGCGATCATTGTATATGTGCTGTCTCTCCTTTATTCTTCGCTTGTAGTGATAGATGCTTTGAGATGGAGGGGGTGCGAGGATGCCCAAAACTCCGGCATGGATTTTTCCTCAACATTGGAATGGACCGTCTTCTGTTGGTTTGTTTATATTCACCGATTTGTAGTGTATTTCTAACGTTTTTCGTCATTGATGCACGTTTCCGTGGTGGctcatttaataattattacGAACCAAGGATACAAACTTGTGTTTTATTATGACGTGTGGTCGGTCTGAAATGTACTCGTGTTACACAAAATAAGGGACCGAAACTCCAGAAAACATCCTTAATTTGTAGATATAAGATAGAAAGAAAACAACcttttaaacctttttaaattttttctgGGCAGGAGTGTAGTGCACTTGTGATTGACTATCATTCCAGAGCCATAAACACACTTGCCACATACCTTTTCGCCCAGTCTGCTAAACCAGCTGAGACCATCAGTGACCcctggaaaataaaattgtaatataAATGGAAAGTGGGTTGATGGAGAATATTAAGATGTCCCCTGTGTCCCTGCAATTTCATCCAGGAAATGGAGATTGTGATTAAGAGATGCCAAGTCTGGTTGCTTTTACTAGCACAGGACCTTCAAAAAAGATAAAGGTCACCTGAGGAGATGCAAAcctaattacatttaaaaagatttttccaAGACCTGATCTACtccctgtatgtttttttttaaaatttcaaagccACTCAATTTTTGGTAAGTCATTCTCCTATTTGCAGTCACTGTTAAATCATTAAGGAATGtcaatcaaatatttattgttcttcataaaataaaaaaaaaagtattaatgGCTACgttgtgtgtgtctcagatAGGAGCTAAAACAGGCAGttacttacatttttatgcGACATCCTAAACCTCAGCTGATATTAAGTCTTCTGTTAAAAcgaacaaaacattttgtgccCGACTTACAGAGACGACTTAAAGCAAATGTTACCTTTTCCATTTCCCACATGGCCGCTGAAACGCACTCTTACTTAACTTTAAGAACAAAGAAAGCAATTTGGTTTGTATGAATGGATTCATCACTTTCCCCACCGAGGCTAAGTGCATGTTATATTAATGTGAAGGCATTTGTCTGGAgtggagagctgcagcagaacaGTAATGGTGTCTCAGTGATATTTTACTCCTCAGCTCTGAGCACTAACAAGATGAGCGGTGGCAGACTGGGTTTCAAACGAATGGCCCAATCCCAGGCTTTCAGCCAGGTATTGATTCTCACCGTGTTCATTCTTGGTGCCTGCACTCATTCATCCACCTGGCATTGTTACATCCAGGTCAACTTAAATCAACTCTGCTGTGTTCCGCTGTGCCGCTAAATTAATCAGAAAAGCAGTGCGGTGGAGCAAAGGAAAGCCTTACCCGTGAAAACAGACCATAATATAAACCACTTCAATCaaacaaaagttttaaaattcTCTCTTTGATCAAAAATTAAGACCTGTCGGAAGTGCGCGCAAAAAAGTACTGACGAGAAATTGCCTTACTTCCGGTTGGAACTGCCCAGGCACAATATGCTCCACCCGCATCTAAACATGGCCAGTGAGAACAAtggctaagcaaataaatgatgctCCAAGGTCAAACTTCCTTAAttttgaaacaaacagagaaaactAGTTCTCCTGACAACGCTGGATCTATCCTGTTTTGCCATACAGCACAGGAAGGAAAGTTCCATTCACAAAATAACAATTCTCAAGTACACCAATATTGAAATTGAAAGGTGAAAAGCAGGACCTTATAGCAGTATAGCAACCTTCAGAGACATTCAGGAGAGGACTGGCACTTGAATGCTTCGCTttagggttacacacacacaggctaaatcagtttgtttaaaaaaaaaacgcagccGGTAAGCCCCAGAATCCTTTGTTAATAAACTTTAATCTCCAAATAGTGTTGAATGGTTTTGGAtcatagaaaacaaaacatatttcatcatAAATATACGCATTTCATAGCAGTTGAACACAGATAAGCCAACAATTTGGGTGTGGCTTGGTTTTTTCCCAGCCTTAAAATGCATcattcactgaaacaaatgaattttaagTTTAACAGTAGTAATCTCCATAGACATTCAGTTTCTGCGTTTGAATTCTAGGGTCAGGTGCCCAAATCAACAGGGTGTTATTCTGATTTGGTTTTTAGCAGGGACTTGCTATTAGGTACCACAGGTGTTCATAGATGGGTGAAACTGAGAGGATAAAATGTGCTCTTGGACCcatataataacaacaataaaaagtgTTCATCCACATTCCATACCTGGGGACAGGAAATGTGGTGTTTGTATGAACTTTAGAGTGCATTTGTGCATATGTTACAGGAAGataccccccaccacccaaattcagtgcattaaaaaacaagagGATATTAAAACCACTGCAGTCTTCACCGGTAAGATTCCACATCCTCTGAAATGATCTGTTAAAACACCTGGGTAGATGATATACAAGCCAAACCCACACCCAAGAATATAGTTTAGAAGGTTTATTGGTGATATTGTTCCAATTTcttctggtattttttttcccaccgtctttttcccattttctttgctcatttttaaataaaccgAACACTGACAGACTCACAGAACGGACGGGGAGGGGGGTTTCTAGAAAATGTTTTAGCACGAGTGCACTGACCTGTTTGtctgtattaatatttttttaactcctttttatttaaattcttttATTGGCCTGCTTAAAGGCACTGCCACAACACAGGGAAAGAAGCTACTGCCAACACTCACACATGACAGTCCATACTAGGTCTAGTGAaggagaaaaaggggggggtgcagtttttttttttgggggggggggggggggggcttgggctGGGGAGGAGTGCTATAGGTAAACCTCGTAGTAATCGTCCAACTCCTCGTGAAACAAGTCCCACTCGTCTTCTGAGTCAGTGACCTCGTCGTCGGTGCCGGCTGCCAGGAGCATCAGCAGCATCTCGCTCAGCTCGAAAGTCACCATCTCCTCGTCCTCGTTGTCGAAGGAGTCGCTGCTCTCCCGCTCGTCAAAGAGGTCCCACAGGGGCGTCCGCCGGGAATTCTGAAAAGCGGTTGCGGTGGCGGGGgttgttattaaaaaaaaaaaaaaaaaaactttcggAAACCATTGGATGTTAGCGGCTGTGGGGGGGTGCTAGCACAGGGTTGTTTTTCAGCCTGTTCTCATTTACTGACGCAGTGACTGCACATAAATTGAATTCATAATATTAATTCAACTAATCGTGAAGTGCACCCCACCCCAGGGAAAAGCACAGCTATTATTAATCAGTTACAGCCAGCAAAGGCATCAGCCAAAGCTGGGAAGCTGCTCATAAAGACACTTAGGGGAAATCGGCATAACACCAACACTGCAGGTCCAACGCAGAAAGTTGACAGCAAACAAGGTGATATTAGTTCCGCAAAGCAAGTGATTACGCAGTCGCTTCCAAGAAAAACCCTAGGGTCGGAACTAGCCAGACTTCGTAACAACATATTTATAATCATATTACAATACCAAACtatgaaatgtttacatttacaaaaatgcatttttttcctgctaaatgacaatgtaaatgtatggaaTATGAGACAAGCACACACCAAAGTAAGGGGTAGTAAAAGGCAACTAATGAATTCAAATAAGTCTATttgaaaaaacagctttgtcaTGTCGTGAACAGAGTAAACAGATGTGATGACCAGTTAATGAAATCGGATTAAACATGTGAACATGCAAATCACATCCCTGCTGGCCTTCCAAAAAGGGAtaacagggatttttttttaccattttcacgAGGAATCTACAAAGACTGGCGAGATGTAACACAATAAACAATGATGAGAAATTAACCAAAGacctgactcactgtggccaCTACAGCACTTCTTGATCTGACCATGTGGCAATTCCCCCAGCAGGCTGGGtaaatccctccctccccaaccAATGACGTGGCCACCATGTCTCCCACTGGTGCTCGTGCTACACATTGTGTGATGGCTGGACACGTGTCCAGACGTGCTCTGTCGTATTCATTGTTCTTGTGACTGCAAGTGGCTCTGGCTAATAACACACGCCGAGTCAGAAAAAAACGTAATGTACTATAAAGGGCTCTGAAGTCCATGAAAGGCACCATATAAACATGACCCGAGATCTTTTATTGCAGCTTTGCTGCTGGTGCTTACCCGGTGTCGCCCGGCCGAGCCTGTGAGCCGTCTCTGTGGCTGGGGCTCCTCCAGACGCCCGTCGGGGTAGGCGTGCTTGTAGAAGCAGTTGGCTCCGAACGGGCAGGTCCCGCGACCCTCGTCAAAGTATCTGCATGGTTTGCTTCTGCGGtggcagagaagaaaaatgggCTATTATTTCTTCCAACACGTCTGTGCCAGCCTGACACACAACAGCATTCTACCAGCACCGCAGCGGAGAGGTCTGCTGCCGGACAAAAGCCTTCCTTGGTGCAAGCCTGAGATCACGGTGACCATCATCTGTGTGTTAAAACAAGCTCGCTCGTCCGTACCCCATGCCGTCCTTGTACTTCTGGAtgagtttctgtttttcttctttgtccTCCACCCAGTATTCACTTGGGATGACAAAATTGGATGTGATTCGACACTCAGGGCAGGACCTAGAAGTAGGCAGAGGCAACAACTCATGGTTACTGGCCGGCAAGCAAGTGCTTTAGGTTCAGTATGCTAATGCGACGCCAATAGCAGTCCTCTGCCATGGTGATCTTTGTTAAAGGATCTATATGTGACCACACCTCATAGGAACACATATATGCTGGTGAACGTCAACCTCAAAACCAGTAATAACTATTCCAGTAATAGCTTTCAATACACAGTAATATAGCTAATATAAATCACAGAATACTCATGAATACTGTGGTTGCCCATTTTATCCTCCTAACTATGTCAGAAAGACACAGGCTCCTTGCGTATTACTTAAGCGTTTAAGGTGTGAGCCTTCGGTTTCAAAATGGGAGCACTGATAGGACTTATGATTAGAATTGGGACACTGAAATATGATGTGCAATAATGCACTCTAATTTGTTATGCCCCAAATTACTGAAATCAATGTGGAAAACCTCATCATAAACTGCCATTAAAAGAAGTTCaatattttcacactgtgttCATGTGAAATGCCAGGTAAGACATGTTAATGCATAGAAAATAAACTACACTCATTGCTGTAAGGCAAAAgaacgcacacgcgcacacacacacacacacacacacacacacgtgcacacgcgcacacacacacgcgcacacacacacgcgcacacacacacagagaagaaatgGTCACGACTGAATCGATATTACGAATATCACTGATGGGAATGATGAATAATTAGCACCTCGCTTTTACAGCTACCGGTAAATAGCAGCATTTACATCGGCTGAATCTCAGGCGGGTCTGGCAACCCTTACTTGATGATCTTGCTCTCGAACTGCTTGGCGCTCCTCCACTTGCGGATGCACTTGAGGCAGTAGCAGTGGCTGCAGTTGGACAGGATGCCGAAGCGGCGCTCGCCGGGGTTGGCCTTCTCGAACACCACCTCCATGCACACGCCGCACATCATGTCCTTGCTGCGCTGGATGGCGAAGGAGATCTCCATGTCCTTCTCGTGAGCCTCGATACACGCCTGCAAAGCACAGCGGCCAAGGCCATCAGGGCACGGCACAGAATACTGGAGACTCCCAGGATTCCTTCATTCCACGCACAGGGATTGGCTGGTAACACTGGAGCCACGAATTATAAAGGAAGTTGACTCACCCATTGTGACTCATCTGTAGTTACTTGCTAGCTGAAAGGCATTTCTCACAGCCTGTTCAACCTACCTCACTAACTGCTGGACTAAGAGGTAATGCTTTCACTCAAATAGGAGGTAACCTTTGACCTGTGACCGTGACCTTTTGGATCCAGTGTCCCACACCATGTGGGTCACCCAGGAGCCTCACCTTGATGTGTTGGGAGCGCTGGGCGGAGTCGGAGGGGTGGAGCACCTGCAGGCCGCACATGTCACAGACGTCACCGTGGAGGTAGGCACAGTTCAGCCCGTAGCGGCACTCCCCGACCGCCGCGTACGGGCAGAGCTGCTTCTTCAGCTCCTTGTCTGCCTGCTCCTTCTCGTACTCCTCCTCAATGACCAGGCCCGGCCCCTCCACTGGCACCGGGTCAGCTGCAGCCACAGGGGTCAGCCTCATAATGGTACAGCCTTGAGCACCCCTACCCCAAAGCCCAGAGTGGTATGTTCCTTCCTTGCTTTTTCTAAGACCCCCGTGTATTTCCACAATAGAATAtccctctcttcttttcctCAAGGACACCCTCACACTTGAACAGATGCATCTTATCTTTCTGTTAAAGACATCCTTATTCTCAAAGTGGCACATACCTATGTTGCTTTCCATGTCAATGTGACCATTTATACTTAATCCATAAAGTTCTTTTTAATGTTCCTGATGACGGGCAAGTAGGATTAAGCTCAAAACAGCATCTAAGGTTAGAGGCCATGATGTGCTGAAGTGACAGTCACAAAAATTCACTATCTGTGAGCTTGGCATTGGTGCAGCCTACAGCGCTTCTGATCTCTACAGACGAGTCATGCTACATGCATGCAGAGGGAAAATTGCCTTTAACATACAGCCAGTCTTAGGCCAGGAGACACTGCCATGCAGGAGCCTGCAACTTAAAGTCTGTATCACCAACAGTGAATACTGTGTGAACACTCCGAATACCGCTCATTTCAGGGATGAAGATTACAATCTTGCCTGTGCATGAAATACAAGTACCTGGTCACAGACACCAGGCAGAGAAGACCAGCTGCTCAGGTACAAGAACAGTGGTgttcacgttttttttttttgcttttctcacTTTACACAACCTTGTTTGGAATCGCCAATTGTACATgaggctcatctcaccacaa carries:
- the mkrn1 gene encoding probable E3 ubiquitin-protein ligase makorin-1, whose product is MAEAAAATTAAPAVTGGGGWTKHVTCRYFMHGVCKEGNNCRYSHDLTSSKPAMICKYFQRGCCAYGDRCRYDHTKPAKQEEPDGPKSAMPLPSAPLPTAGTPDTKPSGPSGVTDGQQQPHSSGARDWVNAAEFVPGQPYCGRADPVPVEGPGLVIEEEYEKEQADKELKKQLCPYAAVGECRYGLNCAYLHGDVCDMCGLQVLHPSDSAQRSQHIKACIEAHEKDMEISFAIQRSKDMMCGVCMEVVFEKANPGERRFGILSNCSHCYCLKCIRKWRSAKQFESKIIKSCPECRITSNFVIPSEYWVEDKEEKQKLIQKYKDGMGSKPCRYFDEGRGTCPFGANCFYKHAYPDGRLEEPQPQRRLTGSAGRHRNSRRTPLWDLFDERESSDSFDNEDEEMVTFELSEMLLMLLAAGTDDEVTDSEDEWDLFHEELDDYYEVYL
- the tmem121b gene encoding transmembrane protein 121B yields the protein MIAAFGKENSETDFPHPEAVICPSPLSASSENRDLFIRNTSSRRDTQTSTGSANPEESSTKRLVCSAAATAAYIMTSGEFMHTTPLFIRRSKRNILYKILCFLVLLLQGGILDFYLIVFTDLYWCSWIATDLVVMTGWGIFFLKNARSKRERACGFHQKSSIFGCNLGEFTYAYLAWLIYVIACTPKVVLILETSILDLIMLKVPLGITGFKIIITLSAPLLYCLINSVIEDLNGATRYHSQSCFLNTCLDMLDSFTLIEMLLRNEIPTVYLKYTVISVYFIALGVPVLWLYELTASQMRCRWIWSRFLSGVLVNAPLLVVRCFLVYVYKMPMSVLMFKNMFFLGCKCLELIEQCLTVRGARRFASSNPAQVSHCVSENDMCPHGYVNTLAVTTQS